The stretch of DNA TGTTCCCTCCCTCAACGCTCTGGCGTTCCATTATGATATTGCCGGAGTGTTAACTAATCCGGACAAAGCCCGGGGCAGGGGAAAGCAAGTGCAGTTTTCTCCAGTGAAAAAAGCGGCTCTGGAGCTGGGACTTCCCGTCTTTCAGCCATCAAAACTGACTGCCGATTTCAGAGAAGAAATTCAGGCCCTCTCGGCGGATCTCCTGGTCTGTTTAGCCTATGGCAAGATCTTTTCTCAAACTTTTATGGATTTATTTCCAAAGGGCGGGATCAATCTGCATCCCTCAGGTCTACCGGATTTGAGAGGTCCCTCCCCCCTGAACAGCCTTATCCTCAGAGGAGACAGGGTAGGAGCCATTACTATCCAGTCCCTGGCTAAAGAGATGGACAGCGGCGATATTCTTCTTCAAGTTCCCCTGGTTCTGGAAGAACGGGAAACCACGGCCTCTCTGTCTGGACGGGTGGCTCATGAAGGTGCTGACTGCCTTCTGCAAGTCCTCAGGGACATGGAGGCGGGTAATCTGAAGCCTGTGCCCCAGGACCACAATAAAGCGACATACTGCAGTCTCATCGGCAAAGATGACGGCCTGATGGACTGGTCCCAGTCGGCGGAACAGCTGGACCGAGTTGTCAGAGCCTATACCCCCTGGCCTCACGGATTTACATTTTGGAAGAATCTCAGATTGAATATTCTGGAAGCAAGACCTTATGAGGGGAGTCTTTTTCCCCCGGGAACAGTCAAAGTCGGAGAAGTGGCAGGTCTGGACAAAAAAGATGGAATTCTGATACAAACTGGTGAAGGTCTTCTGGCAGTGAC from Oceanispirochaeta sp. encodes:
- the fmt gene encoding methionyl-tRNA formyltransferase, yielding MRILFAGTPDIAVPSLNALAFHYDIAGVLTNPDKARGRGKQVQFSPVKKAALELGLPVFQPSKLTADFREEIQALSADLLVCLAYGKIFSQTFMDLFPKGGINLHPSGLPDLRGPSPLNSLILRGDRVGAITIQSLAKEMDSGDILLQVPLVLEERETTASLSGRVAHEGADCLLQVLRDMEAGNLKPVPQDHNKATYCSLIGKDDGLMDWSQSAEQLDRVVRAYTPWPHGFTFWKNLRLNILEARPYEGSLFPPGTVKVGEVAGLDKKDGILIQTGEGLLAVTRLQLQSKKALDHKSFINGSKDFVGSVLGEEHDL